A DNA window from Deltaproteobacteria bacterium contains the following coding sequences:
- a CDS encoding MEDS domain-containing protein: protein MKPSTEKRSSGIPLIGDLPWGSHFCQFYQTKQDLLDVLIPYFKAGLENNELCVWVTSDFLTRREALHALKKSVPGFSDHLAKGQMEIFPYTDWYLIGGNFDLQRTLNMWMEKHDDALSKGFAGTRVSGNPYWIDNKKDWDDFAAYEAEINNVIGGTKLLVLCTYSLKKCGVMEILDVVKNHAFALAKNRGTWQMVTNPAFAQGYLA from the coding sequence ATGAAACCATCAACCGAGAAAAGATCATCTGGAATACCTCTGATTGGCGATCTGCCCTGGGGTAGCCATTTCTGTCAATTTTACCAGACAAAGCAGGACCTGTTGGACGTGCTTATCCCGTACTTTAAGGCAGGTCTCGAGAATAACGAACTTTGTGTATGGGTGACCTCGGACTTCCTGACTAGGAGGGAAGCCCTGCATGCCTTGAAAAAGAGCGTGCCCGGCTTTTCGGATCACTTGGCCAAGGGGCAGATGGAGATATTTCCTTACACTGACTGGTACCTCATAGGCGGGAATTTCGATCTCCAGAGGACGCTCAACATGTGGATGGAAAAGCACGATGACGCTCTGTCCAAAGGATTTGCGGGCACGAGGGTAAGCGGCAACCCTTATTGGATAGACAACAAAAAGGACTGGGACGATTTCGCGGCTTATGAAGCGGAGATCAACAACGTAATCGGGGGAACGAAGCTGCTGGTGCTTTGTACTTACTCCCTCAAAAAATGCGGTGTGATGGAGATCTTGGACGTGGTGAAAAACCACGCGTTTGCGCTTGCCAAGAATCGGGGGACATGGCAGATGGTCACCAACCCCGCTTTCGCTCAAGGATATCTTGCATGA
- a CDS encoding PAS domain S-box protein — MESMQTIYSDTRKSGIPLIGDLPWGTDFCQFYQTEEDLFEILAPYFKAGVESNELCIWITSGPFDSEDACTALETFPPHFKEYVDKGQMVIIPRSRWWARYGRTDEAVVSMLDRAILSGFDGLRLAYNAFPEEGGGGGIILDGPDVISRHNIIALFSYPRDEFDAAGFMQAIKNHRFALVRNGDRWELIESSEVRTIKDALKRSEEKLHSLFNNMSEGFAYHRIVLDAGERPCDYVFCQVNEAFERLTGLKAESILGRKATDVLPGIEKDPADWIGTYGRVALTGRPVQFERYSELLEKWFSISAFSPHKGYFAVTFSDITERKRAEQALRESEQLWAVTVASIGDAVIATDTAGRVTFLNKVAEELTGWNMPEALGKPVQEVFHIVNENSREAVEDPVRKVLQTGKIAGLANHTVLLRRDGTEVPIDDSGAPIRDNEGRILGVVLVFRDITERRSIEAALRQLNEVLERRVAERTEMAETRSKQLQALAAELIEAEERERRRVAEILHDDLQQLLAAARMQLQAAREDLFYVPLLENVEQLLEESIGKSRRLSHELSPAVLHHSGLVAALEWLARQMKDQFGLEVELEADDTRRFEGSPLKVFLFRAAQELLFNVVKHAGVKHARVALSGFDAHVVMKITDCGQGFDPEVLDCSTRMKGFGLLSLRERARYVGGNLDIESAPGCGSRFTVRVPLNLPEADRLQPYGAPPSEPRNSGQAGGQGSTVAGGTRVLLVDDHQVMRQGLNRLISGHPDIRVVGEAANGHEAIEGVRQLKPHVVVMDVSMPVMDGIEATRRIKAESPEVRVIGLSMYEDELIADTMRQAGAEALVSKTASSAELLKAICRVVGRG; from the coding sequence ATGGAAAGCATGCAGACCATTTACTCGGATACACGAAAATCCGGCATCCCGTTGATCGGCGATCTTCCCTGGGGTACCGATTTCTGTCAGTTCTATCAGACGGAGGAGGACCTGTTCGAGATTCTGGCGCCCTACTTCAAGGCGGGTGTCGAGAGCAACGAGCTTTGCATATGGATCACGTCCGGACCGTTCGATAGTGAAGACGCGTGTACGGCTTTGGAAACATTCCCGCCCCACTTCAAGGAATATGTCGATAAGGGGCAGATGGTTATCATTCCTCGAAGCCGGTGGTGGGCCCGGTATGGAAGGACGGACGAGGCCGTCGTTTCAATGCTGGACAGGGCTATTTTGAGTGGTTTTGACGGTCTCAGACTCGCATATAACGCTTTCCCCGAAGAAGGGGGCGGCGGTGGCATTATCCTGGACGGGCCCGATGTTATAAGCAGACACAACATAATAGCCTTGTTTTCGTATCCGCGCGATGAGTTCGATGCTGCCGGCTTTATGCAAGCCATTAAGAACCATCGGTTTGCCCTTGTCCGGAATGGAGACCGCTGGGAGCTCATCGAAAGCTCGGAAGTGCGGACCATCAAGGATGCTCTCAAGAGGAGCGAAGAAAAGCTGCATTCGCTCTTCAACAACATGTCCGAGGGCTTTGCCTATCACCGGATCGTGCTGGATGCCGGAGAGCGGCCCTGCGATTACGTCTTTTGTCAAGTCAACGAGGCCTTCGAGAGACTCACCGGGCTCAAAGCGGAAAGCATCCTCGGTAGGAAAGCCACGGACGTTCTTCCCGGCATAGAGAAGGACCCTGCCGACTGGATCGGAACGTATGGACGAGTCGCTCTGACCGGAAGACCGGTGCAATTTGAACGCTATTCCGAGTTGCTTGAAAAGTGGTTTTCGATTTCGGCCTTCAGTCCGCACAAGGGCTATTTCGCCGTGACGTTCAGCGACATAACAGAGCGCAAGCGGGCGGAGCAGGCGCTTCGGGAAAGCGAGCAGCTCTGGGCCGTTACTGTGGCCAGCATCGGGGATGCGGTGATTGCGACCGATACAGCGGGACGGGTCACGTTTCTAAACAAGGTGGCGGAGGAGCTGACGGGTTGGAACATGCCGGAGGCGCTCGGGAAACCGGTGCAGGAGGTGTTCCACATCGTCAACGAGAATAGCCGTGAGGCCGTAGAGGATCCGGTGCGAAAAGTGCTCCAGACCGGTAAGATCGCAGGTCTGGCCAACCATACGGTGCTGCTCCGGAGGGACGGGACCGAGGTGCCCATTGACGACAGTGGGGCGCCCATCCGGGACAATGAAGGCCGTATTCTTGGAGTGGTACTGGTCTTCCGCGACATCACCGAGCGAAGGAGCATAGAGGCGGCCCTCCGTCAGTTGAATGAAGTCCTCGAGCGGCGGGTGGCCGAGCGCACTGAGATGGCCGAGACCCGGTCGAAGCAGCTGCAGGCCCTGGCGGCGGAACTGATCGAGGCCGAGGAGCGGGAGCGTCGGCGAGTTGCCGAAATCCTGCACGACGATCTGCAGCAACTTCTCGCCGCCGCCCGGATGCAGCTCCAAGCGGCTCGCGAAGACCTGTTCTACGTACCTCTGCTGGAAAACGTCGAGCAGTTGCTCGAGGAGTCTATCGGAAAATCACGCCGCCTGTCGCACGAGCTAAGTCCCGCCGTGCTGCACCACTCCGGCCTTGTCGCCGCCCTGGAATGGCTCGCCCGGCAAATGAAGGACCAGTTTGGACTGGAAGTCGAGCTGGAGGCGGACGATACGCGTCGATTTGAAGGTTCCCCCCTGAAGGTGTTTCTGTTCCGCGCCGCGCAGGAGCTTCTGTTCAATGTTGTCAAACACGCCGGCGTGAAACACGCCCGCGTCGCGCTTTCCGGTTTTGACGCCCACGTTGTCATGAAGATCACCGATTGTGGCCAAGGATTTGATCCCGAGGTCCTGGATTGCTCCACCCGGATGAAGGGGTTTGGACTGCTGAGTCTGAGGGAGCGTGCTCGATACGTCGGGGGAAATCTCGACATCGAAAGCGCACCGGGGTGCGGCAGCCGTTTCACCGTGAGGGTTCCGCTCAACCTGCCCGAAGCGGATCGACTGCAGCCGTATGGAGCGCCGCCGTCCGAACCGAGGAACAGCGGACAAGCCGGAGGCCAGGGTTCCACCGTTGCAGGAGGAACCCGGGTACTGCTCGTCGACGACCATCAGGTGATGCGTCAGGGGCTGAATCGGTTGATTTCCGGCCACCCGGACATTCGGGTCGTTGGTGAGGCTGCCAATGGGCACGAGGCCATCGAAGGAGTCCGACAGCTAAAACCTCATGTGGTGGTGATGGACGTCTCCATGCCGGTGATGGACGGCATCGAGGCCACTCGACGCATCAAGGCCGAGTCGCCTGAAGTGCGGGTAATCGGCCTCTCGATGTACGAGGATGAATTGATAGCAGATACGATGCGCCAGGCAGGGGCGGAGGCCCTTGTGAGCAAAACCGCCTCCTCGGCCGAACTGCTGAAGGCGATCTGCCGGGTCGTTGGCCGCGGCTAG
- a CDS encoding GNAT family N-acetyltransferase, with amino-acid sequence MEELTVRSLLPQDRNRIQQIIEGVGVFTPEERKVALELIDEAIHHAERDEYHVLCAVKNPDTVIGYVCFGSIPMTDRRFDLYWIAVDESCSKKGVGGKLLARAEDLIESREGRRIYVETSSTPPYESARIFYERYGYRLISVLNDYYRQGDHKMIFMKEL; translated from the coding sequence ATGGAAGAATTGACCGTTCGATCACTACTCCCCCAAGATAGAAACCGCATCCAACAGATCATCGAAGGAGTCGGTGTTTTTACCCCGGAAGAACGCAAGGTCGCTCTCGAATTGATAGACGAAGCGATTCACCACGCCGAGCGGGATGAATACCATGTCCTTTGCGCGGTGAAGAACCCGGACACGGTAATCGGCTATGTGTGCTTCGGCTCTATCCCCATGACGGATCGACGCTTTGATCTCTACTGGATCGCCGTGGACGAGAGTTGTTCAAAAAAGGGAGTGGGAGGCAAGCTGCTCGCCCGCGCTGAAGATTTGATCGAGAGCAGAGAGGGAAGACGCATCTATGTGGAGACTTCTTCAACCCCTCCCTACGAATCTGCGAGGATCTTTTATGAGCGTTATGGCTATCGCCTGATATCCGTCCTGAACGACTACTACCGGCAGGGTGATCACAAGATGATTTTCATGAAAGAGCTCTAA
- a CDS encoding ATP-grasp domain-containing protein, which translates to MRVGITYDLRNDYLDRGFTEEETAEFDHVDTIDAIDGALLELGHETVRIGNVRRLASRLVAGERWDMVFNIAEGLRGFGREAQAPALLDAYDIPYTFSDPLVLSLTLHKALTKRVIRDLGLPTPEFRVVEEESDAVQMDLPFPLFAKPVAEGTGKGINTASKIRGKDELVSVCRDLLQTYRQPVLVESFLPGRELTVGVLGTGAASRVLGVMEVILKSERESGWYSYHEKENWRALVSYRLASDVTAVAAAETALALWRGIGGRDGGRIDLRADDKGVPNLLEVNPLAGLHPGHSDLCLLADLTGMSYVALIGEIMNSASARISGAGFGPGERGWTTA; encoded by the coding sequence ATGCGGGTAGGAATTACGTACGATCTTCGAAACGATTATCTGGATCGAGGCTTCACGGAAGAGGAGACGGCGGAGTTCGATCACGTCGATACCATCGATGCGATCGATGGGGCCCTTCTGGAGCTTGGCCACGAGACGGTTCGCATTGGAAACGTCCGTCGACTGGCCTCGCGCCTGGTGGCGGGCGAGCGATGGGATATGGTCTTCAACATCGCCGAGGGACTCCGGGGGTTCGGTCGGGAGGCGCAGGCGCCGGCGTTGCTGGACGCCTACGATATCCCCTACACGTTTTCCGATCCGCTGGTGCTTTCGCTGACCCTGCACAAGGCCTTGACCAAACGGGTGATCCGGGATCTGGGTTTGCCCACTCCTGAGTTCCGTGTCGTGGAGGAGGAATCGGACGCGGTTCAGATGGATCTGCCCTTTCCTCTGTTTGCCAAGCCGGTGGCGGAGGGCACTGGAAAGGGGATCAATACGGCGTCCAAGATTCGGGGAAAAGACGAGCTGGTGTCCGTATGCCGGGACTTGCTCCAGACCTATCGACAGCCCGTTCTGGTGGAGAGCTTCCTTCCGGGACGCGAGCTCACCGTTGGGGTGCTGGGCACCGGAGCCGCGTCTCGGGTCCTCGGGGTTATGGAAGTGATCCTGAAGAGCGAACGTGAATCCGGTTGGTACTCCTACCACGAGAAGGAAAACTGGAGAGCCTTGGTCAGTTATCGCCTGGCTTCGGATGTCACCGCCGTAGCGGCCGCCGAGACCGCCCTGGCGTTGTGGAGAGGCATTGGGGGACGGGACGGGGGACGTATAGACCTGCGGGCGGACGATAAGGGAGTGCCGAATCTGCTGGAAGTGAATCCCCTCGCCGGGCTGCATCCGGGGCATTCGGACCTCTGCCTCCTGGCGGACCTGACGGGCATGTCCTACGTCGCCTTGATCGGGGAAATAATGAACTCGGCGAGCGCGCGCATTTCCGGTGCGGGATTCGGGCCGGGGGAGCGAGGATGGACCACGGCTTGA
- a CDS encoding KamA family radical SAM protein, with amino-acid sequence MEESHCGQDWEPPSSSGGRARVCCEQCPEASLPEGGLEAPKVTSIRIVKSTPRFRSSERTSAFRRTFFPQAGQSEWNDWRWQLRHCIRNIEFLSQVVSLSEDEKRGISSHTALPLCITPYYASLLDKDNPLQPLRRTVIPVSAEFLQTPGEAEDPLGEEHDSPVPGVVHRYPDRVLFLTTDMCSTYCRYCTRSRMVGNGKSATFGKNRWKEAIEYIERTPSIRDVLLSGGDPLTLCDEDIEWLLSRVRAIPHVEIVRIGTKAPVVLPQRVTPALTRMLKKYHPLLMSIHFTHPDELTPETAQACERLADAGIPLGSQTVLLSGINDNVDTMKKLVHGLLKVRVRPYYLYQCDPISGSSHFRTPVAKGLEMIQGLRGHTSGYAVPTYVIDAPGGGGKIPLLPEYVVGRDEDNWILKNYEGGIYRYPDRPVSGDFKCSLTAGIEPCG; translated from the coding sequence ATGGAAGAAAGCCATTGCGGCCAGGATTGGGAACCTCCAAGTTCCAGCGGCGGTCGGGCAAGGGTATGTTGTGAACAGTGCCCGGAAGCCTCACTGCCGGAAGGAGGATTGGAAGCACCGAAAGTCACATCGATACGAATTGTAAAGAGTACTCCGAGGTTTCGCTCGAGTGAGCGGACATCGGCATTTCGCAGAACGTTTTTCCCTCAAGCCGGCCAGTCGGAATGGAACGACTGGCGTTGGCAGCTGCGTCACTGTATCAGAAACATCGAGTTTCTGAGTCAGGTAGTTTCGCTCTCCGAAGATGAGAAGAGAGGCATTTCCAGCCATACGGCTCTGCCCCTGTGCATCACCCCTTATTATGCCAGCCTCCTGGATAAGGACAACCCTCTGCAGCCCCTTCGACGAACGGTCATTCCGGTTTCAGCCGAATTTCTCCAAACTCCCGGCGAAGCGGAGGACCCTTTAGGAGAGGAGCATGACAGTCCGGTTCCCGGTGTGGTGCACCGCTACCCGGATCGTGTCCTTTTTCTAACAACGGACATGTGTTCAACGTATTGCCGGTACTGCACCCGTTCGCGCATGGTGGGAAACGGCAAGTCGGCCACATTCGGAAAGAACAGGTGGAAGGAGGCGATAGAGTACATCGAGCGCACTCCGTCCATCAGGGACGTTCTCCTATCCGGCGGAGATCCGCTGACCCTGTGCGACGAGGATATCGAGTGGCTTCTCTCTCGTGTTCGCGCGATACCCCACGTGGAGATCGTTCGAATCGGCACCAAAGCGCCCGTGGTCTTGCCCCAGCGCGTAACGCCGGCTCTCACGCGCATGCTGAAAAAGTACCACCCGCTATTGATGAGCATCCACTTCACGCACCCCGATGAGTTGACGCCTGAAACCGCCCAGGCGTGTGAACGCTTGGCGGACGCGGGTATTCCATTGGGCAGCCAAACGGTCCTGCTCTCGGGAATCAACGACAACGTGGATACCATGAAAAAGCTGGTGCACGGACTACTCAAAGTCCGGGTAAGGCCGTATTACCTTTACCAGTGCGACCCCATTTCAGGTTCGTCCCACTTCCGTACGCCGGTGGCAAAAGGCTTGGAAATGATCCAGGGCCTCAGAGGACACACGAGCGGCTATGCCGTTCCCACCTACGTCATTGACGCGCCGGGCGGCGGCGGTAAAATTCCGCTGCTACCGGAATATGTGGTAGGCCGGGATGAGGACAACTGGATATTGAAGAACTACGAAGGGGGCATTTACCGGTACCCCGACAGGCCCGTGTCCGGCGACTTCAAATGTTCTCTAACGGCAGGGATAGAGCCATGCGGGTAG
- a CDS encoding TolC family protein → MSEPRSISQFLGTVLLWSLLLPAPGCATDERSTIAQPGATPWTGYNQQELSGTVQARPQEPPESAEEPQPGPLRITVEDAVLTALENNRSLVVERLNPEIQRTENNRSLVVERLNPEIRRTFEDEERAEFDPTVEAEVSVGRADSERLTRSVSAAESSRSDEYRGSVFLREFFPTGTFVEAGVTSDTTDSSLYLDPFTQTRLGLSVTQSLLRGYGTDVNLARLRQSRLETDISQYELRGFSESLLAQVEDAYWDYALSLRQIEIVDESLKLARQQLHETEEMIQVGSMAKAELAAVQAEVAVQQQELINAKSAQESSRLRLLRLLNPPGENLWKREVTLVHPPALPEITLGDVETHVAVAFRMRPEINQAELGIRREDLEIVRTRNGLLPRMDLFITLGKSGYADSFPRSVSEMDGGSYDALLGINLGYPIFNRSAGAQHTRALLQRDQAEKALQNLRQLVELDVRDAYIEVNRTKEQISAGTATRKFQEEKLRVETEKFRVGRSTNFFVAQAQRDLLVSRINEVQSVVNYLKALVSFYRLEGSLLVRRGIAAPGAEPVERSSGSLTRPMRRNSP, encoded by the coding sequence ATGTCAGAGCCGCGCTCCATCTCCCAATTCCTAGGTACAGTGCTCCTCTGGAGCCTTTTGCTGCCGGCGCCCGGCTGTGCGACCGACGAGCGCTCGACGATCGCACAGCCGGGCGCGACGCCGTGGACCGGCTACAACCAACAGGAGCTGTCGGGCACGGTGCAGGCGAGGCCTCAGGAGCCTCCGGAAAGCGCGGAAGAGCCCCAACCGGGCCCGCTCCGCATTACGGTCGAAGACGCCGTTCTCACCGCACTGGAAAACAACCGCTCGCTCGTAGTCGAACGGCTCAATCCCGAAATCCAGCGAACGGAAAATAACCGGTCGCTCGTAGTCGAACGACTCAATCCCGAAATCCGGCGAACGTTCGAAGATGAGGAGCGGGCCGAGTTCGACCCGACCGTGGAGGCGGAAGTCTCCGTCGGGCGGGCGGACAGTGAACGCCTCACCCGTTCCGTGAGCGCGGCTGAAAGTTCGAGAAGCGATGAATACCGAGGGAGCGTGTTTTTGAGAGAGTTTTTTCCCACAGGGACGTTTGTTGAAGCAGGGGTCACCTCGGACACCACGGATTCCTCGCTATACTTGGATCCCTTTACCCAGACCCGGCTGGGACTGTCGGTCACCCAGTCGTTGCTTCGCGGGTACGGAACGGACGTGAACCTCGCTCGCCTGCGCCAGTCGCGCCTCGAAACCGATATCAGTCAATATGAACTCCGGGGATTCAGCGAAAGCCTGCTGGCTCAGGTTGAGGATGCCTATTGGGATTACGCCCTTTCCCTGCGGCAGATCGAAATCGTGGATGAATCGCTTAAGCTTGCCAGACAGCAGTTGCATGAGACCGAAGAGATGATCCAGGTAGGAAGCATGGCGAAAGCCGAGCTTGCGGCGGTGCAGGCCGAGGTCGCTGTCCAGCAGCAGGAACTCATCAACGCAAAAAGCGCGCAGGAATCTTCCCGCCTCCGACTGCTCCGGCTGCTCAACCCGCCGGGAGAGAACCTGTGGAAGCGCGAGGTCACGCTGGTGCATCCGCCCGCGCTGCCGGAAATCACCCTGGGAGATGTGGAAACACATGTGGCTGTGGCGTTTCGGATGCGGCCCGAGATCAACCAGGCCGAACTGGGTATCCGGCGGGAGGATCTGGAAATCGTTCGCACCCGAAACGGGTTGCTTCCCCGCATGGATCTCTTCATTACCCTGGGTAAGTCCGGATATGCCGACTCGTTCCCCAGGTCCGTGAGCGAAATGGACGGAGGCAGCTATGACGCCCTTCTAGGGATCAATCTCGGATATCCTATTTTCAACCGCAGCGCCGGGGCGCAGCACACGAGGGCTCTTCTTCAACGGGATCAGGCCGAAAAGGCCCTGCAAAATCTGAGACAACTGGTCGAACTCGACGTGCGGGATGCGTACATCGAAGTTAACCGAACCAAAGAACAGATTTCAGCCGGCACGGCCACGCGAAAGTTTCAGGAAGAAAAATTGCGGGTTGAAACCGAGAAGTTCCGGGTGGGCCGATCCACCAATTTCTTTGTGGCTCAGGCCCAGCGGGATTTGCTCGTCAGCCGTATCAACGAGGTGCAATCCGTGGTCAATTACCTGAAAGCGCTGGTCAGCTTCTACCGCCTCGAGGGCTCCCTCCTGGTGCGGCGCGGTATCGCCGCGCCCGGCGCCGAACCTGTGGAACGTTCTTCGGGGAGCCTGACCCGTCCAATGCGAAGAAACTCACCGTAG
- a CDS encoding MaoC family dehydratase — protein MVQTKIALGKSYEELEIGDEASFSKTIGECDIYQFAGISGDFNPVHLNEEYARQTRFEKRVAHGVLSMSLAGSILGMVLPGIGTILVEINTRFKRPVFIGDTITAVAKVAEKLEEKKWVRMQVEWYNQRNEVVITGFFVVVPPRK, from the coding sequence ATGGTGCAAACAAAGATCGCGTTGGGGAAAAGCTACGAAGAGCTTGAAATCGGAGACGAGGCTTCTTTTTCAAAGACTATCGGAGAATGTGACATCTACCAGTTCGCCGGAATCAGCGGCGACTTCAATCCGGTCCACTTGAACGAGGAGTATGCCCGGCAGACCCGGTTTGAGAAAAGGGTGGCTCACGGGGTGTTGTCCATGAGTCTTGCCGGATCGATACTCGGAATGGTGCTCCCGGGCATAGGAACCATACTGGTGGAGATCAATACTCGGTTCAAAAGGCCCGTCTTTATAGGGGATACGATCACTGCGGTCGCCAAGGTGGCCGAAAAGCTGGAGGAGAAGAAATGGGTGCGAATGCAGGTCGAATGGTACAATCAGCGGAATGAAGTGGTCATAACGGGTTTTTTTGTGGTGGTGCCTCCCAGGAAATAG
- a CDS encoding MaoC family dehydratase, translating into MGMEYREEDLHRHIQELEVGDKFFTKSKVVTRTEVELYATINGDTLPAALSEAAAKERGWKGQLVPGLLTFSQAMGLLIQSGFIMQAKAFLGCDGLRFNKAVYVYDEIRVEAEVLSKERKEKNGKTNWFCRYKWVVRNQLDENVAEGINIGMFNA; encoded by the coding sequence ATGGGTATGGAGTACCGTGAAGAGGATTTGCACAGGCACATTCAGGAACTGGAAGTCGGCGACAAGTTCTTCACGAAGTCGAAAGTCGTTACCAGAACGGAGGTGGAGCTGTATGCGACGATCAATGGCGACACGCTTCCTGCCGCTTTGAGCGAAGCAGCCGCCAAGGAAAGGGGATGGAAAGGACAGTTGGTTCCAGGACTTCTGACCTTCTCTCAAGCCATGGGTCTGTTGATCCAGTCCGGGTTCATCATGCAGGCCAAAGCCTTTCTCGGGTGCGATGGGTTGCGATTCAACAAAGCCGTTTATGTGTACGACGAAATCCGCGTGGAAGCCGAGGTACTTTCGAAAGAGCGAAAAGAGAAGAACGGAAAGACGAACTGGTTCTGCCGGTACAAATGGGTCGTGAGAAACCAACTTGATGAAAACGTAGCCGAAGGGATAAACATCGGCATGTTCAACGCATAA